The following nucleotide sequence is from Drosophila takahashii strain IR98-3 E-12201 chromosome 3L, DtakHiC1v2, whole genome shotgun sequence.
AACACGCTCACCTACAAGAACCGAAAAACCGAGGACGTGTAGTCTTCTCCGCGAGTTCGGCCACAAAGGGTCCAATGAACAGCGATCGACCATCTCCAGACGACGGTTTCCATGTCGTCCCCATCCACAGTGACTCGGATAACCACATCCACCGCAACTCGGATCGCCAGCGGGAGCTGATCCTCCAGAACTCCCAGACGAGTCCCTGTTGCAACCGGGATCTCCGCAATCAGCCGCAGGCAAATGCAGTGGGAGCTGGTAAGAATCAGATTTAGAATCTAGAAAACACAAGAAAATCATTAATGATTAGGTCTATCAAAAGATGCATTATAAGAAGGTTAAATGCTTTACAGAAATCTCTCCCAACCATATTCGGTTGAAATTCTCATGTAGATCTGTATAAACATCTTAGAAAGAGATTTCTGTGGTACCCCCATTATTCCTCttataatatttgttgttaggaataaatatctttttatctatctacaaaaataaacatttatgttGATCAATAGTTATTTGGAAGTAATACATCATTACCTATCCATAACAATCACTATTAATCTATCTATGTGGGCGATGAATACGCgtcatattattttggataAGTGGAATTCCCAGTCAGAAATGATTCATTTCATGTGTCAGTAATATTTATTACGCCGAATTTGGTTTTATCACAGCGGAATCCTGTCAATAAATgtcatacaaatattatttgtttattaacacattatttgcatactttttattATCTAATGTAGATTAGATTACGCACACATACATGAGAAAGAGCTTTAAAATCTCTTTTCTACCTagtactattattattatgaattaaatacaatttagagAAGTGgtatatttttgctttttaaatttatttgtacttAATGAAGCGAAAAATAATACAGCAGTTTAAAATGCCAGTCAAGTTGTCAACAGAAATCTTATCTTTTAAGCAGGTATTTCAAGCGTTTCCTTTTATTGAGCAGATAACGGTATTTGTTTGCtgcacttaatattttttaaatatattaataaaatctatttaccCTACAGCTGCCCTGATCTTCCTGTCCGGTGGCCTTCACATTGCCTGGAGCATTGGTTTTGACTCTGTTTTTGCAGAACTGGAAGTTACTAACCATGTTCGGATCTGCTGGTTTATAGCTGCCATTATTGGGGCTCTATTGGGTGGATTCTTCAGTAGATGGTTCCCCTACAAAGTACTAATGGTGAGATAATAAactgtaaataaacaaatccatttttaacAAGATTTTCACCCCTAGGAATTCTGTTCCCTGCTCACTCTCACCGGCGGAATAGTGATGGCTGTGAATGGACTGGATCTCGATGCCCTGCTGGCGGGGAGGTATTTGAATGGACTGGCCAACGGTCTGGCCATTGCACCCACCTTGGCGATGGCCGGTGAGCTGTCGGTGTTCTACAAAAGGGGCACCCACACCTCGGCGGCGGAACAGTGGCCCACAACGATTGGAATCTTCGTGCAGATCGTGTGCAGCAAGAGTTGGGATCCGCAGAGTGAGTTCACGGAGGAGCAGTTTCAGGGCGCGATGAGTGGAGTTCTGGGCGGCATAGCCCTGCTGCTGGCCTTCCTGCTGTCCATCGAATCGCCGGTGGATCTGCTGGAGCAGGGCGACGAACAGGGGGCCATCCAGGCGCTGAGCAGGCTGCAAAGACCACGGGCCGTGACGGCCGAGACCTACGATCAGGTGAGGGATCATCGCACCTACCTGCAGCACCACAGATCCCTCGGCTGGCGACAGGCCCTCCCCGCCCTCCTTAGACTCTCGGTTATGAGGGCTCTCTATGCCCTTAGTCTGAGTATGGTGGTGGCCTTCACATTGGCCTGGACGAGCACAGCGGTCTACGGCGAGAGTTCGGGGCCCTATGTGCTCTTCGGCTTCCTGCGACTCGTCTTCAGCTGCTCGGGGGCCTTCGCTTTGGACTCCCTGGGCCGGAAGATTCCCCTGCTCCTGGGACTCGTAATCTCCGGAGGTCTGTGCTTTGGACTGGCCAGCCGATTCACGGGCAGCTTGCTGCTCACTTTGTCGGACAGTCGAATGGCCCTGTGGCTGCTGCTCATCTTCCAACTGTTCGCCGGCCTGGCCTTCGCCCCCGGCTCATCGTATCTCTCGGAGGCCTTTCCGCGTCGCCTCAAGAGGACCTGCATTGCCCTCTGCTACGCCACGGAGATGCTGGTCCAGCTGCTCGTCTGCCAGGTAGATCTCAGTGCGTTTGGCAGTGACGCCGGCTACGTGGCCCTCTACTTCTTCAGCCTGGGCGGCCTCCTTCTCGCAGGATTCCTCTTCTGCGTTTGGTATATGCCCGAGACGAAGGACACCACCCTGCTGCAAGCTCAATTTAAGTTCCAGGAATTCGTCATTCCGCCCGCCTGAAAGTAGGCAACTCGAAAGGAAACTAAAGACTAGCCAACAACCCCGTAGAAAATAGCTAACAAATAAAtctgaaatctttaaaacaaACCATGCTTGTTTATCGCCGCCTTATCGGTGCTAAAGTGACTGGCCAGATTTGGCTGTTCGAGTATTTGCTGCACTCCTTTGTGCCGATCACCGTGAAGAGCTAATGGTTATTAGATTCAGGGGAACACCGAGGCATATAATTGTCAGATAAGACCGGCGTGCTAAAAGGCTTATGGCCAAACGGCAATTAAGTCGGTTCCCATACATCTTTGATAAGATTTGGGGCCCATAAAGGTTTGCTGGACTTTATATGTTCctccaaaaataatttaaaatgtgaacTAGTTTTGggtttaattagaattttggaaatgccataaaatttttaccatttttacaATGAGATTATTTTAGGAATTTatgagttttttttaatttttatgtcaatcagTTCTGGGTGAtttttgctactgaccgttttttaggaagccttttatattggttaagaTAATTATTGTTTGATAAGTTGTTGTAGCAATTTAAGTTCATTTGTTCTGAATTTAAGTTCTGTAATTTTAgctgtttattatttattgattttttttacactGAACCAATTTTAACCCATAAGAAGTTAACTGTTGTGCCCATCACTATCAAACCCACTTTCATTTCCGACGTCAATAAACTGTACAGTGCAAAGTGTCCACTGTGGCCCGTAACTTTAC
It contains:
- the LOC108056650 gene encoding solute carrier family 2, facilitated glucose transporter member 8, which gives rise to MNSDRPSPDDGFHVVPIHSDSDNHIHRNSDRQRELILQNSQTSPCCNRDLRNQPQANAVGAAALIFLSGGLHIAWSIGFDSVFAELEVTNHVRICWFIAAIIGALLGGFFSRWFPYKVLMEFCSLLTLTGGIVMAVNGLDLDALLAGRYLNGLANGLAIAPTLAMAGELSVFYKRGTHTSAAEQWPTTIGIFVQIVCSKSWDPQSEFTEEQFQGAMSGVLGGIALLLAFLLSIESPVDLLEQGDEQGAIQALSRLQRPRAVTAETYDQVRDHRTYLQHHRSLGWRQALPALLRLSVMRALYALSLSMVVAFTLAWTSTAVYGESSGPYVLFGFLRLVFSCSGAFALDSLGRKIPLLLGLVISGGLCFGLASRFTGSLLLTLSDSRMALWLLLIFQLFAGLAFAPGSSYLSEAFPRRLKRTCIALCYATEMLVQLLVCQVDLSAFGSDAGYVALYFFSLGGLLLAGFLFCVWYMPETKDTTLLQAQFKFQEFVIPPA